Genomic DNA from Pelosinus sp. UFO1:
ATAAATACGAGTTAAAAATTGTAATCCTGTTAAAAAATTCTTCATTATTAATGTAGCGTATACTTACGCTAACCTCCAAATTGTCATTTCTAAGAGCGTTTCTATTTTTGTTTGAATTATCTCCCTACACCCCAAAAGAGGAATAAGGCTATAATAAAAAGGGCAGTTACCGTGTACATAATATAAATCGTCTGTTTAATATGCATGGGATTTAATATAGTATGTACTTCTCCCATATAAGCACGCTCAGAAGCAATTCCACCATAATAATTTAAACCACCCAAACGGACACCCAAGGCACCGGCTACGCCAGCTTCTGAAAAGCCGCTATTAGGGCTAGGATGTTTGGCTGCATCCCGCCAAATTGCACTAGCTGCGCCAATAAAACGGAAGCGTAGCAGAATTGTAGATACTAGTATCAATATGGCTGTGAAACGGGCGGGAATATAGTTAAATACATCATCGACACGAGCCGCAATCATACCAAAGTCTTGGTATTTTTCGTTTTTATAACCAACCATAGAATCAAGTGTATTCACAGCTCGATATAAGAATGCCAGTGGCAGGCCACCGATTGCAAAATAAAATAGCGGAGAAATAATACCATCCACAATGTTTTCTGCAATTGTTTCTACCGTTGCTCTAGTTATCTCGGTAACATCTAGTTTATCTGTATCTCGACCAACAATCCAGCCTACTTTATATCTTGCTTGTTGCATATTACCTAATAGTAAATACTGATAGATTTCATTACCTGCCTTGGCCAAACTATTAGGAGAAATAGTAAAGCTTAGTAGTAGGGCTCCCCCTAAAAATTCGGCCCAAGGATGAACAGCCGCTAATAAGTGTAATATCCACCAAGTAATACTGTAAGTTACTGCTAATACTATAACTACCAATAGCATACCGTATAATTTTTTCAAATTAGACGAATGCTTAAAATTTAATAACTTTTTTTCCAAAAAAGTTATTAAATTACCAATCATTACTACAGGGTGCATAGAGGTTCGAGGATCGCCTAGAAAGGTATCAATTAAGATGGCAACTAAGGGGATATATTGATCCATTACTTTGCACCTAGAATTGTATAAAGTAGATCCATATTGAGGCTATTCCTCACAGTCTCTGCCAAACGATTGTAACTGTTTTCCTTACGAGTGTGAGTATCATTCACTGTCTCTATAGGAGCTAGACCTTTACGTACTCTTAAGGCATTCAGTATACTGCGACGATAGACATCATTATCAAAGATGCCATGAATATAGGTACCCATGACTAAACCATCAGAACGTACCACCCCATCAGCAGAATCGGAGAGTTGATTAGAGCGACTAGTAATTGTAAAAGCATGTTCCGCAGTTTGTAAGAATTCTGTTTGTCCCATGTGAATTTCATAGCCGATTAGATTCTCATAGGTAAGATTCAATCCTAAAAATCCATTATTTGAACAATTAGCAGTTACTTGATGGGTTATTTTATTCGGTGTAAAGGTAGTCGCAATATCAAGTAAACCAAGCCCAGAAATAGTATCCAAATTAGATTCTGTATGGTCCGGATCTGATATTTGTTTTCCTAGCATTTGATAACCACCGCAAATACCAATAAGAGGTGTCCCGGAGTTTACTAGTTTAATAATTTGTTCTTCAAACCCTTGCTGACGTAGGTACAATAAATCTTCAATTGTATTTTTACTTCCAGGTAAGAGTATTAAATCGGGCTTGCCAATTGATTCGCCTTGTTGAATATAACGAACTGTTACATCTGTTTCATTAGCAAAAGCATCAAAATCTGTGAAATTCGATATTTTAGGCGTTCTAATGACCACGATATCAAGTTCACTAAGAGTATTTACCTGTTTATCATCAAGAGAGACCGAATCTTCATCGTCAATGCCTAATTGATCAAGATGTGGTACTACTCCGATTACAGGTTTACCAGTTTTTGTTTCTAAAAAATCCAAAGCTGGCTTTAGCAAGTCGATATCGCCTCGGAATTTATTAATAATAATTCCCTTGATAAGATCTCTTTCATCTGGGTCTAACAATTCTAATGTACCAACAACGGATGCTAATGCTCCTCCCCTGTCAATATCAGCAATTAATAACACAGGCGCGGTTAGCATTTTCGCGATACGCATATTAACAATGTCATTTGCTTTCAAATTAACTTCCGCTGGGCTACCAGCACCTTCAATAACAATGGTATCAAATTCTGCTCCCAGTTTATCCAAGCACTCTTTTATAACACCTAACGCTTGTAAGCTATAACCAGTATGATATTCTTTAGCCGACATATTGCCAATTGGTTTTCCCATTAAAACGACTTGTGAACAAGAGTTACCTGTTGGTTTTAATAAAACAGGATTCATCTCCACGATAGGTTCAAGTCCTGCAGCTTCAGCTTGGGCAACTTGGGCTCTACCCATTTCCCCACCTGTTTTCGTTACATAAGAATTCAAAGCCATATTTTGAGCTTTAAAGGGTACGACTCTTTGTCCATCTTGCAAAAATATGCGGCATAAAGCGGTTGTTAGTATGCTTTTTCCTACATGTGAGCTTGTCCCTTGTAACATTATGGTTTTAGCCATGATGCACCCCTTTCGCAATTTGTGTCGCTATCGTTTTTAGTTCAACAGGTAAACCACTAATCACCAAGTATACTTCATCGGCATTTGCGGCCATCTTTTGATTAACCATACCAGCAATATCACGATACTGTCTGGCCAAAGCATTATCAGGCACAATCCCCATACCTACTTCGTTTGTAACAAATAATACTGTAGCTTGGCTTGCACGTGAACTAATCACTAGCTTTTCAATTTGTTTCATAATATATTGATATGTTTCTTCAGGATTAGTTGGTGTATTTGGTGATAATAATAAGTTACTAGTATATAAGGTTAAACAGTCAAATAAGATAACATTAGCCTGTTTAGCGGCTTCCTGCAGTATTTGGTCAGCATCATATGGTGCTTCAAATGTTTGCCAAGTATCTGGACGACGCTGGCGATGCAATGTTACACGTGTTTGCATTTCTTGGTCATATACTTGGGCGGTAGCAATATAGGCTACTTTATCTGTTTGTGCTGCGGCATATTGTTCAGCAAATAAACTTTTGCCACTTCTGGCTCCACCTGTTATAAGTACGATTTTGCCTTGCATTATATCAATCTCCCAAAGGATATATTATTTTCTTTTTTGCTTAAATAATTTACATGAAGATAGAAAGCGGAGAGCATTCTTTTCGTTACCAGTAAAATGCATATGTAAATAAGAAGCTACTACATTCTCGCTGGCATATCCGCCATTATATACTTCACCAGTACGTGTCTTTTTAAATTCAAAAGCCCAAGGAAAATCTTTTTGATTTTCGTCAATAAGCATTTGTGAAAAATGGAACTCATGCCCTCGCAGGATATCACCAGTATCACACAAAATATTTTCAGTAAGAGCCGTTGCCTCAACATAGCCTACTGTTTGTAACTTAGATTGCATTGAACATGTTGCTGGAATAACTCCCACCATATCATATTTTTGACCTTCAAAATCAACGATTTTTTTTGTCAAATACATAAAGCCACCACATTCAGCATATACTGGCATGCCTTCTTGGCAAGCTTGCTTTATAGATTGCCTCATACTTACATTAATGGCTAATTCATTAGCAAACATTTCTGGAAAACCACCGCCAAATAATAGGCCATCCACTTGCGGAAGCTCATTATCGCTTATAGGACTAAATGGTATAATTTCTGCCCCTAAAGATTTTAAGACATCAAGACTTTCGGGATAATAAAAAGAAAAAGCATCATCTTGCGCGACACCAATACGTAGGTTTAGTGGAGTTTTTGGGGAATTATTGGTTACTTCTTCTAAGCTACACAAGCTAGGGGATGACTGTGCTATTTCAAGAAGTTTGTTAATATCTAGTTGAGAAGAAATTTGTTCTCTTAATTCGCTAATCCTATCAGCAGCATTATGCTCAGTAACTGGCGTTAAACCTAAATGCCTTTCAGGCATATGTAGAGCATCATTTCGATAAATACAGCCTAACACTGGAATACCAATCCGATCTAATGCATCACATATCATACTTTTATGAGTTTGGGATCCTAATCGGTTGATAATAACACCAACTACATTTACTTCTTGATCATACATCTTATAACCTAAAGCGATAGCAGCGGCACTTTCGCCTACTGATCTAGCATCAATAACAAGCACGACTGGTGTTTTGAGTATTTTTGCGATAGCTGCTGTACTGCTAATCCCAGTGCGCCCCCCATCATATAAGCCCATGACTCCTTCAATAATAACAATATCATTACCAGAAGCCGTTTTAGCAAAAATCGGAACCAGCTTGTCTGTAGGTACTAACCAGGTATCCAAGTTATGAGCAACCTTACCGCTCGCTAATTGATGATAGCCAGGGTCAATATAATCAGGACCTACTTTGTAGGATTGTATTGTAAGTCCCTTTTCTTTTAAAACGGCTAAGAGTCCTGTAACAATAGTGGTTTTTCCCACACCGCTGTGAGTACCAGCAATGACGATACGTGGAATATTAATTTGGGACATAATCTCCCTCCTACTAGTACCTTCTTATGGTTTTGCAATTATTTGCACTTAAAAATTATCTTTTATGCATGTATAAAAGAGCATTCGTAATTGCGGCAGCAATTGGACTACCACCTTTATTTCCTCGGACTGTTATGTAAGGCACAGGGCAAGTTTCAGCTAATAAATCTTTTGATTCACTGGCACCAACGAAGCCAACAGGAACTCCAATAATAAGTGCAGGACGAATGTTAGTATCTTTCATCATGTTTAAGACTTCAAATAAAGCAGTAGGTGCATTACCGATGGCAATGATAGAGCCATGCAATCGTTCCCCAAAAGTACGCATAGCTACCATAGATCGAGTGATTCCAAGTTCTTTGGCAGTAGATGCTACTGTTTCATCACCAATGAGACAATGTACTGTTCCGCCATAATCTGCTAAACGGCGTTTATTAATGCCAGTACGAACCATCTCTACATCACAAAAAATATCACATCCTAATTCTAGTGCTTTACATCCTGCAGTAATAGCCTCCGCATGGATTTCAATAACTTTTGAATACTCTGGGTCACCAGCTGCGTGGATAATACGTGAAAATACCTTTATTTCCTCAGGTTTCAAATTCAAACTAGTTAAGTAAGGAGCAATGATTTCCATACTGCGTTCCTCAATAGCCATCGGTTCTGTTATATATTGCATTAGTAGACCTCCCTAATAAATTTAATAACTTCGGTAACATCATAAACTACGTTACTATACTGAATGATAGGTCTATCAATTATGACCAAAGGCAAATGTAATTCCATTGCAGCTGTGATTTTAGTATCACTACCACCAATTTCTCCACTATTTTTAGTGACGATTACTTCTGCTTGATATTCTTCAAATAGGGCCACATTAAGTTCGTGAGAGAAGGGACCTTGTATTGCTACTATATCTCGTGGCGTGAAACCTAACTCTAAGCATTCTGTTAAGACGCTTGGTTCCGGTAGCACACGGGCGATTAATCTGTGTTTCTGCAAAAATGTTGAACTTTTAAATACTCTCAAATGACGACTGCCTGTGGTAAGAAATATAGTTTTACCCAAAGATCCTGCTACTTGCGCTGCTGCTGCATAATCATGAACAATGTGTAAACCATCATAGTTTGGCAATACAGCAAGAGGCCGTTCATATCTGACATAAGCTATCTCTGTAGTTTGGCAAGCTTTCATAGCATTCTCAGAAACATTAATAGCATAAGGATGACTAGCATCTACAATCATATTAATCTTGTTAGTGTGAATCAAGGTAGTAAATCCATTTGCATCAAGGGGACCAGTATGAACTGGCACCCTAAGGTCAATCAACTCTCGGCCATAATCACTAAAAACAGAAGCCATTACTTCGTAATCAGAGTTTATCAATAAGTTAACTAGATCTCGCCCATCCTTTGTTCCGGCAAGGACTAAAATCATAATTTATAACCACGTGGTGTAATCATACGGTTATCTTGTACATAAGTTTGGCTATTTCCGATAATTACAAGAGAAAACATATCAATAAATTCCTTAGTAAATTCATTTAAAGTTGATATCGCCATATTCTCACCTTCACGAGTAGCATGATGCACAATACCTACTGGTGTAGAGGTTTTCCGATGCTTCAATACAATTTCACGTACTTCTCTAATTTGGCTGGTACGGCGTTTGCTCTTAGGATTATATAAAGCGATTACAAAATCAGCTTCTGCAGCCATTTCAACACGTTTTCTAATAACATCCCAAGGTGTTAAGAGATCACTTAAACTAATTACAGCAAAATCATGCATTAATGGTGCTCCTAGAATAGCGGCTGAAGCGCCAACTGCACTAATTCCAGGTATAACATTGACCTCTGGACGAATATCTGAATCATATTTCATTACTAACTCAAGTATAAGACCAGCCATACCATAAATTCCTGGATCTCCACTGGAAATTACTGCTACATTCTTGCCATCGAGTGCCTGATCTACAGCACTTTGGCAACGTTCAATTTCTTGCATCATACCTGTACCAATGATTTTTTTATTAGTTAGTAATTCAGAGACAAGCTCAACGTAAGTATTGTAACCAACAATTACATCGGCATTTTCTATACTTTCTCTAGCTCTAGGACTCATATCAAGCAAACTGCCTGGCCCTATTCCAACGACTGCTATTTGACCTGGGCAATTGACACCGTTACATTCTTGTATTTTGTTTTGGGAAGAAGAAGCTTGTTCGTCTGCCCCGCTAAGATTGCTGCTGCTGCACATACATTTCCCACTCCTATCTCTTTTTTAACGAAATTTGATACCTCAAGTTGATTTTCCTCGATACATTTTTCTAATTGTTCGTTGACAAAAAATATACTAGGTACAGCTAATTGCTGTATTACAGATAATAAACCTGGTTCATTTTGTTTTATAACACTACTGCCAATGGTGGTAATACTATTTATGCTACGGCCAATTCGACTACAAGCATCAGTTACTGCTGCTAAAATTTCTTCACTGGTCGTGTTTCGTCTGCAACCAATACCAACAGCAAGTGTTGGAGGCCGTAGATATAAGTGAGATATACTTAAGGATAATAATCGATCTGAAATAATAACGGCAGCATCAAAATCATTACTACCTATGTTGGATAAATCTATTAATTCGATCCCTAACTTGGCGGCTTCTTGATAATAAAAATCCTGATGTGATATTGCTTTGTCAAGAAAAAATAGTACATTATCGCCATTAACAATTGCTGCATTAATAGATTTTAATTGTTCGAAGGGTTCTATTGTTAAATTGAGTTTTACTGCTAACATATCTGCTGCAGGTTTATTAGCAATATCGGTAGCAGTAGTAATAACTGTTTCGGCGCCTACTAATCCACCGATTAATGTGGTTAGCTCATTGGCACCTCCAATATGCCCTGATAATAAGCTAATAGCATGTTTACCACAATCGTCCATAACGACGATTGCTGGATCAACTCGTTTGTCAATAATATAAGGGGCAATAACCCTAACTACAATACCTGTTGCCATTATGAAAATGAATCCATCGTATTGAGAAAAAACGCTATGAACCAAGGTACTTAGCAATTCATAGGTATTGTGGCGTAGCGGGTTGCGTCCAACTTTGGCAAAAATATCTACGCTTTTTCCTAATTTACTTAGTTTCTCTGCTAGATTATTTCCTAGCAGTGCACCTTGATTCGTCACTGAGATAATTGCCAGTTTCATTTTGCGTCCCGGTACATATGACCAAACTCAGGAGCATATAAGCGTGATAATGCATATTGACTATCTAGGCAACGTCCAACAACAATCATTGCCGTACGGTCGATTTTCGCGTCAGTTATAATTTTTCCAATTGTAGATACTGTGCCTCTAAAGATTTTTTGATCTGGCCAAGAAGCTTTTTGTACGATAGCTACAGGTGTGTCTTGTTCATAACCACCGTCCATTAACTCTTTCATTACATTATCAATCATATGAACACTTAAAAAGATACACATAGTCG
This window encodes:
- the cbiB gene encoding adenosylcobinamide-phosphate synthase CbiB, whose translation is MDQYIPLVAILIDTFLGDPRTSMHPVVMIGNLITFLEKKLLNFKHSSNLKKLYGMLLVVIVLAVTYSITWWILHLLAAVHPWAEFLGGALLLSFTISPNSLAKAGNEIYQYLLLGNMQQARYKVGWIVGRDTDKLDVTEITRATVETIAENIVDGIISPLFYFAIGGLPLAFLYRAVNTLDSMVGYKNEKYQDFGMIAARVDDVFNYIPARFTAILILVSTILLRFRFIGAASAIWRDAAKHPSPNSGFSEAGVAGALGVRLGGLNYYGGIASERAYMGEVHTILNPMHIKQTIYIMYTVTALFIIALFLFWGVGR
- a CDS encoding cobyric acid synthase; the protein is MAKTIMLQGTSSHVGKSILTTALCRIFLQDGQRVVPFKAQNMALNSYVTKTGGEMGRAQVAQAEAAGLEPIVEMNPVLLKPTGNSCSQVVLMGKPIGNMSAKEYHTGYSLQALGVIKECLDKLGAEFDTIVIEGAGSPAEVNLKANDIVNMRIAKMLTAPVLLIADIDRGGALASVVGTLELLDPDERDLIKGIIINKFRGDIDLLKPALDFLETKTGKPVIGVVPHLDQLGIDDEDSVSLDDKQVNTLSELDIVVIRTPKISNFTDFDAFANETDVTVRYIQQGESIGKPDLILLPGSKNTIEDLLYLRQQGFEEQIIKLVNSGTPLIGICGGYQMLGKQISDPDHTESNLDTISGLGLLDIATTFTPNKITHQVTANCSNNGFLGLNLTYENLIGYEIHMGQTEFLQTAEHAFTITSRSNQLSDSADGVVRSDGLVMGTYIHGIFDNDVYRRSILNALRVRKGLAPIETVNDTHTRKENSYNRLAETVRNSLNMDLLYTILGAK
- the cobU gene encoding bifunctional adenosylcobinamide kinase/adenosylcobinamide-phosphate guanylyltransferase, with protein sequence MQGKIVLITGGARSGKSLFAEQYAAAQTDKVAYIATAQVYDQEMQTRVTLHRQRRPDTWQTFEAPYDADQILQEAAKQANVILFDCLTLYTSNLLLSPNTPTNPEETYQYIMKQIEKLVISSRASQATVLFVTNEVGMGIVPDNALARQYRDIAGMVNQKMAANADEVYLVISGLPVELKTIATQIAKGVHHG
- a CDS encoding cobyrinate a,c-diamide synthase, which translates into the protein MSQINIPRIVIAGTHSGVGKTTIVTGLLAVLKEKGLTIQSYKVGPDYIDPGYHQLASGKVAHNLDTWLVPTDKLVPIFAKTASGNDIVIIEGVMGLYDGGRTGISSTAAIAKILKTPVVLVIDARSVGESAAAIALGYKMYDQEVNVVGVIINRLGSQTHKSMICDALDRIGIPVLGCIYRNDALHMPERHLGLTPVTEHNAADRISELREQISSQLDINKLLEIAQSSPSLCSLEEVTNNSPKTPLNLRIGVAQDDAFSFYYPESLDVLKSLGAEIIPFSPISDNELPQVDGLLFGGGFPEMFANELAINVSMRQSIKQACQEGMPVYAECGGFMYLTKKIVDFEGQKYDMVGVIPATCSMQSKLQTVGYVEATALTENILCDTGDILRGHEFHFSQMLIDENQKDFPWAFEFKKTRTGEVYNGGYASENVVASYLHMHFTGNEKNALRFLSSCKLFKQKRK
- a CDS encoding precorrin-8X methylmutase; this translates as MQYITEPMAIEERSMEIIAPYLTSLNLKPEEIKVFSRIIHAAGDPEYSKVIEIHAEAITAGCKALELGCDIFCDVEMVRTGINKRRLADYGGTVHCLIGDETVASTAKELGITRSMVAMRTFGERLHGSIIAIGNAPTALFEVLNMMKDTNIRPALIIGVPVGFVGASESKDLLAETCPVPYITVRGNKGGSPIAAAITNALLYMHKR
- the cobK gene encoding precorrin-6A reductase; the encoded protein is MILVLAGTKDGRDLVNLLINSDYEVMASVFSDYGRELIDLRVPVHTGPLDANGFTTLIHTNKINMIVDASHPYAINVSENAMKACQTTEIAYVRYERPLAVLPNYDGLHIVHDYAAAAQVAGSLGKTIFLTTGSRHLRVFKSSTFLQKHRLIARVLPEPSVLTECLELGFTPRDIVAIQGPFSHELNVALFEEYQAEVIVTKNSGEIGGSDTKITAAMELHLPLVIIDRPIIQYSNVVYDVTEVIKFIREVY
- the cobJ gene encoding precorrin-3B C(17)-methyltransferase; amino-acid sequence: MLDMSPRARESIENADVIVGYNTYVELVSELLTNKKIIGTGMMQEIERCQSAVDQALDGKNVAVISSGDPGIYGMAGLILELVMKYDSDIRPEVNVIPGISAVGASAAILGAPLMHDFAVISLSDLLTPWDVIRKRVEMAAEADFVIALYNPKSKRRTSQIREVREIVLKHRKTSTPVGIVHHATREGENMAISTLNEFTKEFIDMFSLVIIGNSQTYVQDNRMITPRGYKL
- a CDS encoding cobalt-precorrin 5A hydrolase; translation: MKLAIISVTNQGALLGNNLAEKLSKLGKSVDIFAKVGRNPLRHNTYELLSTLVHSVFSQYDGFIFIMATGIVVRVIAPYIIDKRVDPAIVVMDDCGKHAISLLSGHIGGANELTTLIGGLVGAETVITTATDIANKPAADMLAVKLNLTIEPFEQLKSINAAIVNGDNVLFFLDKAISHQDFYYQEAAKLGIELIDLSNIGSNDFDAAVIISDRLLSLSISHLYLRPPTLAVGIGCRRNTTSEEILAAVTDACSRIGRSINSITTIGSSVIKQNEPGLLSVIQQLAVPSIFFVNEQLEKCIEENQLEVSNFVKKEIGVGNVCAAAAILAGQTNKLLLPKTKYKNVTVSIAQVK